The Humulus lupulus chromosome 4, drHumLupu1.1, whole genome shotgun sequence genome has a window encoding:
- the LOC133832707 gene encoding uncharacterized protein LOC133832707 — protein MDPDFEIFDSTSSEEEEEEIILALAIEEECLGNERGSTSHRRSIPRRAFIRRNSLKGHQCLFQDYFSESPTYPPNLFRRRFRMQRHLFLRIQAEVEAYEPYFVQRRDAAKRLGHSSLQKITAAMRILAYGVSGDFVDEYLRIAENIATKCLKKFVKAIIGIFSHEYLRSPNENDIARLCAVGDSRGFSRMLGSIDCMHWKWKNCPSAWKGMYCGHIHEPTIILEAVASYDLWIWHAFFGLPGSHNDINVLEHSSVFRELAEGHAPKVNYSINGNDYSMGYYLADGIYPSWSTFVKTIHAPHGRKNKHFAPTQESTRKDVERAFGVLQARFAIVRGPTRFYDRQTLKEIMTACIILHNMMSDILIFE, from the coding sequence ATGGATCCCGACTTTGAGATATTTGACTCTACGTCatctgaggaggaggaggaggagataATTTTAGCTCTTGCTATTGAAGAAGAATGCTTGGGTAATGAAAGAGGCTCAACATCGCATCGTAGGTCTATTCCCCGACGTGCATTCATTCGAAGAAATTCGCTTAAAGGCCATCAATGCCTCTTTCAAGATTATTTTTCTGAGTCCCCGACGTATCCACCGAATTTATTCCGCAGGAGGTTTCGAATGCAACGTCATCTTTTCTTGCGTATTCAAGCCGAAGTCGAAGCATATGAACCATATTTCGTCCAAAGAAGAGATGCTGCTAAAAGACTGGGTCATTCCTCGCTTCAAAAAATAACTGCTGCAATGAGAATATTAGCTTATGGAGTCTCTGGAGATTTTGTAGATGAATACTTGCGGATTGCAGAAAATATAGCAACCAAGTGTTTGAAAAAATTCGTTAAGGCAATCATTGGCATATTCTCCCATGAATACTTAAGATCCCCAAATGAGAACGATATAGCTAGATTGTGCGCAGTTGGAGATAGTCGCGGGTTTTCTAGGATGTTAGGAAGTATTGATTGCATGCATTGGAAATGGAAAAATTGTCCAAGTGCTTGGAAAGGAATGTATTGTGGTCATATTCACGAGCCAACTATAATTTTAGAGGCTGTAGCGTCATATGACCTCTGGATATGGCATGCATTTTTTGGATTACCAGGCTCCCATAATGATATTAATGTCCTAGAACACTCTTCTGTTTTTAGAGAGCTTGCCGAAGGACATGCTCCAAAGGTCAACTACTCAATAAATGGAAATGACTATTCGATGGGCTACTATCTTGCCGATGGTATATATCCTTCATGGTCGACGTTTGTCAAAACAATTCATGCTCCACATGGCCGTAAAAATAAACATTTTGCACCAACTCAAGAATCAACAAGAAAAGATGTAGAACGAGCTTTTGGAGTGCTTCAAGCTCGATTTGCTATTGTACGTGGACCGACACGATTTTATGATCGACAAACACTTAAGGAGATTATGACGGCATGCATTATTTTGCATAATATGATGAGCGACATACTTATCTTCGAGTAG